The DNA segment CGATGAAGCAGCGGATCTTTTCGGCGCGAGCGACAAGTCCCTCGTCGTAATCCCGGTAGCCGTTGTCCAGGCGCTGCGGTGTGATGAGGCCCTGGTCTTCGTAGTAGCGCAACATCCGTGCCGGTATGCCGGTCCTCTTCGACAGCTCACCGATCTTCACGGCCGCCCCTTCAGGGTTCTCACCGTGTGAATGTTACTGCTCGATCGCCTGCGAGCCGTATCACGGCGGTCGAGCTTGACCTTCCCATGATGTGAATGTTGCACGATGGCGACATGCCCTCGCCGGTACCGAACCACCAGCCGTGACGAGCGGCAGCTACCGGCGCTATACCCCGCTGACCTGAACTGTAGCGGGATGGCCAGAGGAGAAGGAGTAGCAGGACCATGGGTATCACGGCGCAGACGCCAATACCGTCCGTGACGCCTGCAGCGTTGAGAAGCACCCTTGCGGGCTTCACGACGGGCTTGTCCGTCGTGGCTGCCGAGGTCGACGGTCGGATCGTCGGGATGCCGGCCAACTCGCTCGTCTCGGTGTCGTTGGATCCTCCGCTCGTGGCCCTCGCGTTCGCGCACACATCGACGACATGGCCGATGCTGCGGCGCGCGGGGTCGTGGGGCATCAGTGTTCTCGGTGAGGAGCAGGCGCAGGTGCTCCAGTACCTTCGGCGGCCTGCCGAGGAGCGCTTCCGCGGTGTCGAGATGACCATCGACGGCGGCGCCGCGTTCGTCCGGCACGCTCTCGCGCGGATCACCGTCACTCCCCGCAGCGACGTGGAGGCCGGTGACCACACGTTGGTGCTGCTCGAGGTGAAAC comes from the Actinoplanes sp. OR16 genome and includes:
- a CDS encoding flavin reductase family protein — translated: MGITAQTPIPSVTPAALRSTLAGFTTGLSVVAAEVDGRIVGMPANSLVSVSLDPPLVALAFAHTSTTWPMLRRAGSWGISVLGEEQAQVLQYLRRPAEERFRGVEMTIDGGAAFVRHALARITVTPRSDVEAGDHTLVLLEVKRLHRDTTQRPLVFFDSTTHTLSH